CAGACTTATGCGGTCAACTATCCTATTGGTATGGGCGATCGCTTTAAGGGTGTATACGACCGTCGCACGCAGCAGATCCACTTATTTGAACGGACGGCTCACGGTAGCAAAGCGGCGGCGGATACGATCGTTAATTTGGGCGATCCGCGCATCGAGCAGTTGTTGGAACAAGACCTTTACTACCAACTGAAAGAGGATATAGAACTTTTAGAAGAAGCGGGATCGGAACTAGATTTAGATCTCGTCCACCAAGGCAAAATGACTCCGGTATTCTTTGGTAGCGCCATGACAAATTTTGGCGTGGAGTTGTTTTTAAATGCCTTCTTGGACTACGCCCTCAAACCCTATGCCCGTGTTAGCAGTATGGGTGAAATCGCTCCTTCCTATCCAGAATTTTCGGGTTTCGTGTTCAAACTTCAGGCAAATATGGACCCGAAACACCGCGATCGCGTGGCGTTTATTCGCGTCTGTACGGGTAAATTTGAAAAAGATATGACGGTAAACCATGCCCGCACTGGTAAAACGATCCGTTTGTCAAGACCCCAAAAATTATTTGCTCAAGACCGCGAATCGATTGATGTAGCCTATCCCGGTGATGTGATTGGTTTAAATAATCCAGGCATGTTTGCGATCGGCGACACGATTTATACAGGACAAAAGCTAGAGTACGAAGGTATTCCTTCTTTCTCTCCCGAACTGTATGCCGTGATGAGAAACCCCAACCCTTCTAAATTTAAGCAATTTCAAAAAGGCGTGTCCGAGTTGCGAGAAGAAGGCGCAGTCCAGATTATGTATTCAGTGGATGAATCCAAGCGCGACCCAATTTTAGCAGCAGTAGGACAATTACAATTTGAAGTGGTACAGTTCCGCTTGCAAAACGAATATGGAGTTGAGACGCTACTAGACTTATTGCCTTACACTGTCACTCGTTGGGTAGTTGATGGTTGGGAAGCTTTAGAAAAAGTAGGGCGGATCTTTAACACCATGACGGTGAAAGATTCCCTCAATCGTCCCGTGTTGTTATTTCGTAACGAGTGGAATTGCCAGCAACTCGAAGCAGACCACCCAGATTTGAAATTAAGTAAAATTGCGCCCTTAACTTCTGTGAGTGCAAGCGATCGCAACGGAGAATTGTAGAAACTTTACATGTAACGTCTCGACTGCATAGCGATCGCACCTGCTCCGTATAGAAAGATTGTTATCCAATTCAATCTTTCTAACAGGAGTTTATTTATGAAAGCGATCGCAACTTCCCAAACCGCAGTTCAACCAACCCAACGACAATTCAATCCTACTCAACAAAAAGGTAAATTAGTCGCTCAATGGTTTCCCATTGATGGCAAATTAGTTTGTAAATGGTGCAAAATTTAACAATTACAACTTTCTGCTTAATTCCGAATTCCGAATTCCGAATTCCGAATTCTTACGTCCATGCTCGAAAGAAGGTATTATCCTCCCAAATAGCAGCAGTGCGTTGCTCGATCGCCGCTAATTCCTGTTTAGATAAAGGTTGAAAAGCTTGAGCCACACGAACATTATTTTCTAATTGAGCGATCGTTTCTGCTGCCACAACACAACAATGCACTCCTGGTTGAGACATAGCATATCCTAATGCTTGATTCATCCCATCTAACCCACCAGGTTTAAATAAGCGACCGTAAGCCGGAACTTTCATGGCAATTACACCAACATTTTTCTCCCTTGCAACTGGTAGAACCACAGGAAGAAAGGGACGTGGATGGTGTTTATCTGCTGCGTTGACGGGAATTAGAGTCGCGTCAAATGAATAGCGGCGCAAACCTTCAGCAATAATATTAGGATCGTGGTGCCCGGTAATTCCCGCAAAGCGAATGAGTTTTTGGGCTTTTGCTTCTTCGACAGCTTGAATTGCTCCATTTTTGCCGAAAATAGTCTCTAAATCTTCAGTAAAAGAGACATGATGCATTTGCCATAAATCTAATCGATCTGTATTGAGACGTTTGAGCGATCGCTCCAATTCACGCCATGCACCATCTCGATCTCTAGCATCTGTTTTACTAGCAAGAAATATATTTTTTCGGTAAGATGGCAAGACTTTACCAAAATAATCTTCACTCGGACCGTAATTTGCCGCAGTATCAAAATAACGAATACCTAATGCGATCGCTTTTTCAATTATTGCGACTGCATCCCCTTCTTTTCCCTGCCAAGATAGAGGCGTTTGTCCTGCTCCGCCTAAGCCGAAAATTGGAACTTTAACCTCTGTGCGTCCCAGTACCCTTTCTGGCATCTTTCCCGTCGATTTAGCCGCTGTATTTTGTGCCGTAGACTGAGCGCTATCAGTTTGATTTTGTTGTAGCGCCGTGCTACCAATAATTCCACCTGCTACAGCCGCACCAGTAAGCAAAAAATTGCGCCGAGTGGTCTTATCTGTCATTATTAGCTCCTTAAATTTTCAGCAAGACACTGAGGGCAACGAATATCTCTTCGTATGGTAGCAAAGTAAAACTTCTAAAAATGGCACAATCAAAATAGATAAAATTTGACTGGAATGCCACCTTCTCCGATTTATACCCAGCAACCCTGGACAGAAACCTACAGCGAAATTATTGATGTTCGTTCCCCGAGCGAATATGCAGAAGATCGCATCCCTGGTGCTATTAATCTTCCAGTACTAGATGATACCGAACGTGCTGAAGTGGGGACGATTTATAAACAAATCAATCCTTTCAAGGCGCGTAAAATTGGTGCAGCACTAGTAGCTAAAAATATTTCTCAGCATCTCCAACAGCATTTTGCAGATAAAGGCAAAGATTACCGTCCGTTAGTCTATTGCTGGCGCGGCGGACAACGTTCTAATAGTATGGCTGCGGTACTAGCACAAATTGGTTGGCGAGTTACCGTCTTGGAAGGTGGGTATAAAACTTATCGCGCCTACGTGCGGCAACAGTTAGAGCAACTCCCAACTCAATTTACCTATAAAGTTTTATGCGGTTTTACAGGTAGCGGTAAAACGCTGATTTTACGTAGGTTACAACAGCGCGGCATCCAGGTTTTAGATTTAGAGGCGATCGCCAACCATCGCGGTTCTTTACTCGGTGAAGAATGGCAACTACAACCGACTCCTCAACCCTCACAGAAGTACTTTGAATCATTGCTCTTACAGCAATTACATAAATTCAATCGCGATCGAGTTGTATGGATAGAATCAGAAAGTAACAAAATTGGAAAAATTTATTTACCTCTACCTCTATGGCAAAAAATGAAGCAATCTCAGTGTATAGAAATTCAGCTACCTATAGATAGTAGAGTTGCATTTCTTTTAAGAGAATACCCATATTTAGAAACTCACTCTGAGTTCTTAAAAACTAAACTAGAAAAATTAAAGTCTAGATATGGAAAACAAAAATTAAACTATTGGTTTCAGTTGATCGATGCTGGAAAAAGAGAAGATATCGTTAAAGAATTACTCCTTTTTCACTACGATCCAACCTATTCTTGCTCTATACAAAGAGACTATGCCAATGTAGAAAAGTCTTTGTTTATGTCAGATGTATCCGATATCAATATTGAGCATGTTCTAAATAAGTTGCTCTCACTGTCTGAAGACTAATCTTTTTACTCCATTTCATAGCAATTCTCGATTGCGTGCGTGACATTTGTAGGGGCGCTTTCTCTGTGCGCCCCTACAGATCTGTGGTTTACTCAAGACTAGTGCCTTCAGCACTGATAAAAAAACCCCTCACCGGAGTGAGAGGCTCAACCATAACCTAAGCTATTTAAATCGCCACAGCGATCGCACCTGCTAAAGCAGCAAAGAATGCCGAAACTGTTGCCGTACCAAACAACCACCAAGCAGCTGAAGCCGCCGCCTTGCGCGTCTCTTCCGCTTGCTTTTCTGCCTGTTCTTTTACTTGCTCCAATCGCTTCTGTGCTTCGTGCTGAATGCGTTCTGCTCTTTGCAGCACGTTGTTACGCGCCGACTCAATTCGATCGATAATTCGATTCGCATCCGCCTCCGAAATATCCTCGCGGGAACTCAAAATCGCTACATAAGTATCTCGATTAAACGAAGATAGCCGTCCGCGCAAAGCATCAAACCCAGCTTGCGGGTCGTCAAATAACTTGCGCATATCCCTCTGAATGCTGTCGTAATTCAACTCTGGGCGATCGAGCGAATTGAGATAGCTGCGAATGCGCTCGAATACGCTGTCGATCGCATCTTGAATCCGCCGTTGAATGGCTCGTACCTGATCGACAAAATTATCGCGTACAGCTAATACCTGATCGACAGTTCTAGCTGCTTCCGCATCGGACATATCACCCCGCATCTTCAACAAGTCAATTAACGTCTCGCGATCGAAGTGAGACAAGCGATCGCTCAAACTCTCAATTCCCACTTTCGGATCGCGTAACAACAAAGACAAATCCCGCTTAATGCCTTCTGGATTGAGTTCGTCTTTACCTGTATGACGTAAATACTCTTCCAAATAAGTTTGGAAACTCTGAACTCTTTGTTGCGTGCGAGTTGCCAGACGACGGGGCGCTTTGATAATATCCCGAATCGAAGTTTGCATTTGATCGACAATTTGGTTGACTTGCTCCTCGCTCAAATCGCGCCGCTGGCTCAATAACTTCACCAGGGTTTCTCGATCTACGTGAGACAAGCGCCTTCTGAGGGCTGCCGATCCCTCTTTCGGATTGGCAAACAAGCGCTGAAAGTCGCGCTGAATTCCTTCTGGATTCAACTCTTCTCTACCAGTGTTGCGCAGGTAATCGGCGATCGCATTCGTCACCGAGTCGTATTGTTCCTTCGCTTTACCCACCAAAACTTGCGGTGCAACCCGCACGTTGTGCCAAGACCCCTCAACTTGGTTAATAACTTGGTTGATCTGTTCTTCGCTCAAGTCTTGGCGCTGATTTAACAGTTGTACCAGGGTTTCGCGATCGAAGCGAGACAACCGCGCCCTTAGTGCTGCCATCCCCGCTTGCGGATCTTCTAGTAAAGTCTTCAGTTCAGCCTCAATTGCATAGGGATTCAATTCATCTCTGCCAGTGTTACGCAGGTAAGATTCCAAGTTCAGCCACAGGGTTTCAGCTTGATATTTTGCCTGGTCTGCCAGTCCTTTAGACTCAACTAAGACTTTTTCGCGCTGTGCCTCCAACCGATCTAAAATTGGCTCTATCTCTTCTGGGGTAATATCGTTACGTTGCAATAGGACTTGTCGCAACGAGTCCCGATCCCACCTAGCTAGACGCAAACCAAGAGTTTCGTAATCGACATCCGAGTCTTCTAATAACGGTTTGAAGTTACGCTCAATTCCTTCTGTAGTTAAGTCTGCTTTACTCGTTGTCAGTAGATAACTCTCTACACGGTGCTGGAGTTCTTGGACGGCTTCCCTTTCTTCAATACCTCTTACTGTGGTCAAGACATCTTGACGAATCAGTTCCAAGCGATCGGCTATAGTTTGAATTTGAGCTTGGGTCAGCATTCCCTTTTGTTGCAACAATCGGGCAAAATCGTTGCGAGAAAGTTGCTCGATCTGTTGCCGGACTGCTCGTGGATCGGCTGCTGGATCGTAGAGAACGTCGCGGAATTCCCGATCCATCCTGTCTTGACTTAATTGCCAAGTATAAGTGTTGAGCAGGTAGTTTTCTACATCCGCCCTAATGGTCGTGTAGGGAACTTCAGCAGATTTCATTCCTGTTTGAGTGGCAACCTTGTCTACTCCCTCGGTGACTTTATCTCTAGCCGTGAGGAGCGATCGCAAGATCTTCTCCACATCTAAATCTGATAGATCGGCACGTCCCATCACCATTCCCATCAGGGTGTTGATTCCCGTTTGCAGCGTTTGCTGTACTGGACCTGCGGTGGCTTTGTCGGCTTGGTCTGCTTGTCTTTGGTCGGCTTGCTTAGACGATCGCATTTCTTCTGTGAGTCGATCGATCTTGGCGTTCAACTCGTCCGTCCTAGTTTGTCCCGGCTGCACGGACTTGAGGTATTCGATCAACTCATCCATGCGATCGCGTTTGGGTTGTTGGTTCGCCACCACCTCCCGCCAGACGCTTTCTAACTGATCGGCAATTTTATTGACTTCACGTTTTGATAAATCGGTACGGCTGCTGACGAGATCGATAAACTTTTGGCGATCGATATTCCGCAAGTCATCGGTTCCGGCAAGATCTGCCAGTTGCGGATCGCGTAAAATTGTCTCAAATTCTCTTCTAATCTTTGTCGTGTCCATCTCTGGCGGACGCAGCATGTCTATATAATCTTCCAGGTTCTCGCGAATTGTCGTCGGGTCGATCGCGCTACCTAGTTCTCGCCGCACCGCCGCAGCTGCCGCTTCTGCTGTCTGTACGACTTGCTGATTGACAGCTTTTGCTCCCATAGCAGCAGTAGCCGTTCCCATAATTGCTTGAAAACCCGAGGTTGCCGTATTCACGACAGAACCAACCAAGGAACCGACTGTGGTGGAACTAACCCACACCAGTAGTAAAAAGTAAGCTCCCCAAATCACTAGACCGAGAACTGCTCCCAGTCCTACATCTACGCTCAGCAGGCTTAAACTAACGGCAAGAAAGCTAGCGATGAATAGAGCAATGCTGACAGTTATTAACGTCCAAATACCTACTGCCGTACCAATTTTACGGATCGTTCCCCCCACACTCCCAGATTCGCTGCTACCTGAATCTGAGTCTGATTGCCGTCCTAAATAGGAAATCCCAGCAGCCACAGAGAGGTTTGTTAATACAAGTTGTACGGCAAAGGCAAGAATCACTCCTGATATTAAAGCAACAAAAAATCTCGGACCCGAAAATACAAACGCTGCCTCTGCTGGTGTCGTCACACCCCCATCTGGTGGAGTTAACTGTGCCAGCCAGGAGAAAGGTTTATATAGTCCCAGTAAAATTTCTGGATTCTGAAACATGGTTTTTCCTTCTTTTGTGCTGTGCTGAGCGTCTAAATACAATGTGAGGAGGAAATATAGGAGCTAAAAATACTATTTAACCCCGTAGCTTAAAAATGCTGCATTTAACAGCGTCAAACATCCACCCCAAGTCTGAAAGCTCTGCCTGTAGTGGGATGAATTCAGATTTACTTCTGAGGCGAGTAAATGTATTCAGTAGCGTTTATGTACGTCAAGATACTAATTACAAGTTGTTAACAATACCAAGCGATCGCTTCATCGCGATTTACACCGTCTATTGATAGAATTCCTCCTGAAAAATTCACTTTATATTAGTCCTAGAGAAGTGCTGCTAGTTTGTACCTCTAGACAGAAAGCAAGAATTAAATTCCCCTTTAAATTAAAGATATGTGAAGCGGCTTTATTAGGAGCAAAAAATGGAAACTCGTGAAACTCGTCCAGCTACAGATGTACCACCAGTTGCTAAAGCGTACAATGGCGTAGACAGAAACGCATTCATCTTTGGGTTGAATCCTCAAGCCGAGCTATGGAACGGACGTTTGGCAATGATTGGATTTCTCGCCTATTTGATTTGGGACTTAGCAGGCTTTAGCGTTCTGCGCGACGTACTACATCTCATCGGTTACTAGATTTCTCAAACCTCCCTTTTTCAGGGGGGTTTCGCTCTACAAATCTTACCTTTTTTCAAAGATTCAATCTAACAGTCTCTCTTGAAACGTATTTAGGAGAGACTGTTATGCTTTTTACAAAACTTGTTTTACAACACTTTCGGTAAGCGAAACCAGAACTGCGCTCCCCCTTGAGAATTGGTTTTATAGCCGATACTTCCACCCCACTGCTCTACTGTAATTCTACAGAAATATAGCCCTAAGCCAATTCTTCCCGGTCTATTTTTGCCTTGGGAAAACTTTTGAAATAAAGTTGTAGCGATTTCTGGTTCTATGCCAGAACCCATATCGTCAACTGCGATCGTCATGAAATCTCCCTCTTCTGCGATCCCAATTGTCACCGCAGAGTTTGGTGGACTGTGCCTGTAGGCGTTTTCTACCAAGTTCGTTATCGTTCGCTCCAGACGTGACTTTTCTCCTACAACTTTCCATTCTCTGGTTTTATCAACATCGATTTGTAGCCGTAAATCGATCTGATTGAGAAAGAAAACTGGTGATAAAGCATTCACAACTTCTAAAACGCAAGCTAGCGCATCTGGTGCTTGTTGTGGATCGTTTCCCACCCCTTCCAAAATCTCAATTTCAGCTGCAAAAGCATCTAAAATTTCTCGAATTAATGTCTCTTGTTTTTGACACTGCTTTTTACCAATATTTAAGTATTCTTGCGCTTTAGAATTAAGGTTTTGGAGTGAGAGTAGCTCGAAACAATACTTGATTCCCGTTAACTGTCCGGCTAGATCGTGAACGATACAATGAATTAATACTTCTTTTTTTTGAATTTCTTTTAACAAATTGTAGTAATTTAAACTGTTTTCTCTGGCTTTTTGGAGTAAAAACTGATGCTCTTTATAATTAGAAGCAATTAATAATATTTTTTTCTCATTTAGACAAACTGCTGAAGCCTCTAAATAAAATTCTTGTCCTGATAAGTCCGTTTCCGTCCACAGTCCAGATTTAATTCTTCCCGATTGATGTTTCTGCCAAAAGGCTTCTGCGTCGATCAAAAAATTATCGAGTACGGGAAATTTATGTCCCGGCATCAACTGTTGTTGTAAGTCAGTATCTCCATAAAATTGTACGAACCAGATAGGTGCAGTACCGATGAGCTTGAATGAATCATACTCCAATCGTTCTAGAACAACGACATTTAGTGCCGCAAATAGCTCATCTATGATGCTTTCCTCGCTCATGCTACTAAAAACGTAAAGATAGGGATTGGTTCGCTAGCAATGTCTTTAGATATAGTATGACTTCTCCTGAAGCGAGTTTGCATCTCACCGATGCGATCGTATGTGTTGCGATCGATCGCGATCGCGTTAGGAGTTGCTTGAAATCCTAGCTGTTCTACAATTGCCATGCGATCGCCAACAGCAATCAAAGTTTTTTGATTCTGACTACCAGTAATACCCACAATCAGGGAACCAGAAACAATACTGATGCCGACACTAAATGCAATGCATTTATCGACTTGCCGCACCTGACTCATCTCTCGTACTATTTCTACAACTCGGATCGCTGCTTCAATCGCACGCACCGCAGGCGAACCAGTCACTGGAAGTATGCCAAACAAACTTGTCACAGCATCCCCAAAACCTTTACTTACTATCCCACCTCGATCTAGTAACGGTTGCACGATCGTGGAAATATATGAGTTGAGAGTGGCGATCGCTTCTGCTGGTGGGTAATCTTCAATCGAGGAGTTGAGGCTGCAAATCTTAGCTAATAAAACAGTCACATCTCGGCGATCGCCTTTCTCTAATACCGCTACTAATTCCTCAGATAAGTTGGCTGCAACGCGATCGTGTAGGCTTTGTTCTAACAAGCGAGAGTGATGTTGGCGAATTAAACTCAAATCGTTGCCTTGTTGCTGAAGGATGCTGTATTGATGTTCGTATCGACTTGCATCCAGTAATAGTATCCAGTCACCTTCATCTGTAGAGAAAATGTGAACCTCGGCAGCAACTCCCGACTCCATTTTTATGCAAGGTAAGATAATTGGCAAGTTCCGAAAGGGTAGCAATCCCGCTAAAAATAAAATCTTTTTTTCAACAATTTCTCCTCGTTCGAGATGATGCAATCCATACAATGATAATTGACCTCCCCAGCTCACTAAACAGCCATCCTGCACTAAAAAGTAAGCCGGACAACGACTTTCAAAAATTGACTCTTGAAAGTACTTGGCTATGGATCTAGGGAGGTGAGACATCCATTGCCTCCAGCATTTGTTGTGTGAGTTTGGCGAAGGCTTCTTCTACCCCTGTAGCCGTTTTAGCACTAGTCTCGATCGCCGTCCAGTTTTTCTGTATAAGACTATCCACTACTGAATCCTCTATTTCCCAATCACCTGTTAAATCTGATTTATTCAATACCAATATAAAAGGAACTTTACCAATAGTTTCTTCTACCCTTTGTTGTAAAGATAAGGCTTTATCTAAAGTATAACGACGGGTTCCATCCACGACTAAAAAATAACCAGATGCACCTCTTAAATAAGACATTTGCAATTTCTGAAACTCGTCTTCGCCGTGGATATCCCACAAAATTAGATTGACCTCTCTATCGCCAATTTTAACTAGTTTCTTATCAATTTTCACTCCTACGGTAGAATGGTATACTTCTGAGTAAATACTTTTAACGAATTGCGCTACTAAACTCGTTTTTCCCGTAGCAAACGCACCGACCATACATATTTTTTTTTGAATCATATCTCAAACAGCAAATTTTTTCTAGGGTGCATCCGTTAAAAATACCTTAAAAGAAACGCGACGATTCATTTCTCGATTGTTTTGGCTAGCTTTTTGTTGCCAAGGTTCTTGCGCTCCCACGCCAATTGTCGTTAAATCAGAAGCTCTGATTCCTTGCGAAACCAAGGTTGATAAAATTTGCTTTGCTCTAGCTTGACTGAGAGACATATTATGCTCGGTCGAACCATCGCTATCTGCGTGTCCTTTAATTTCAATGCGTACATCCTTATTCACAATTGGAGCTATCTTTGTGAGTTTTTGAATAGCTGCAACGACCTTTTCTAATTTCTGTTGCTGATTTGGTAAAAGCTGCGGGCGATCGTTAACAAATAAGAGAATTTCTCGTTCTAATTCAGTTTTAGTTTTGAGCAATTCTTGAAGTTCAGTTTCAGTCAGATGCTCTGTCTGTAACTGCGTCACTCCAGGGAGATTAGGCGCAACTTTTTTTGCTTGCGCAATCCACTGTCGCGGTGCAATACCAGTCATATAAAGAACGCCATTGCGATCGACTTTCAAACTCGTGGTTTTTGGTGGCTGTAATAATTTTTCCGCTCTTTTCGTAACAAATTGCGGCTCTAGAGAGATGTAAGGTTGCCAACGACTGACAACATTTTTAGGATCGATCTCTGCATCTGAGATTAATTGAATGGGGTCAGCAGCCAACGGATCGCGCAATCCCGATATATAGTATTTGCCAAAATGACTATCAGCACTGACGACAACTATTCCTGCTTGCAAGTTTAATGTATTTAAATATGCCTGCCACTTTTGTCGGGCTTGAAAAGACATAAAACTCCACCATCCCAGCGTACACAAGAGTCCGCCGATCAATAATAATAAAAGCGGTGAAGGTTTATCTGAAGTTGTTTGATACTGGGATTGAAGGCAATTTTCTAAATAAGATTTACTGGCTTCAAATGGAGTATCGTCGCCGCGAAAATTCAAAAGTGGCTGGTAA
This window of the Chroococcidiopsis thermalis PCC 7203 genome carries:
- a CDS encoding Rab family GTPase, with protein sequence MIQKKICMVGAFATGKTSLVAQFVKSIYSEVYHSTVGVKIDKKLVKIGDREVNLILWDIHGEDEFQKLQMSYLRGASGYFLVVDGTRRYTLDKALSLQQRVEETIGKVPFILVLNKSDLTGDWEIEDSVVDSLIQKNWTAIETSAKTATGVEEAFAKLTQQMLEAMDVSPP
- a CDS encoding adenylate/guanylate cyclase domain-containing protein, with amino-acid sequence MSHLPRSIAKYFQESIFESRCPAYFLVQDGCLVSWGGQLSLYGLHHLERGEIVEKKILFLAGLLPFRNLPIILPCIKMESGVAAEVHIFSTDEGDWILLLDASRYEHQYSILQQQGNDLSLIRQHHSRLLEQSLHDRVAANLSEELVAVLEKGDRRDVTVLLAKICSLNSSIEDYPPAEAIATLNSYISTIVQPLLDRGGIVSKGFGDAVTSLFGILPVTGSPAVRAIEAAIRVVEIVREMSQVRQVDKCIAFSVGISIVSGSLIVGITGSQNQKTLIAVGDRMAIVEQLGFQATPNAIAIDRNTYDRIGEMQTRFRRSHTISKDIASEPIPIFTFLVA
- a CDS encoding aldo/keto reductase, which codes for MTDKTTRRNFLLTGAAVAGGIIGSTALQQNQTDSAQSTAQNTAAKSTGKMPERVLGRTEVKVPIFGLGGAGQTPLSWQGKEGDAVAIIEKAIALGIRYFDTAANYGPSEDYFGKVLPSYRKNIFLASKTDARDRDGAWRELERSLKRLNTDRLDLWQMHHVSFTEDLETIFGKNGAIQAVEEAKAQKLIRFAGITGHHDPNIIAEGLRRYSFDATLIPVNAADKHHPRPFLPVVLPVAREKNVGVIAMKVPAYGRLFKPGGLDGMNQALGYAMSQPGVHCCVVAAETIAQLENNVRVAQAFQPLSKQELAAIEQRTAAIWEDNTFFRAWT
- the prfC gene encoding peptide chain release factor 3 gives rise to the protein MISNDLQADLQTEVERRRNFAIISHPDAGKTTLTEKLLLYGGAIHEAGAVKARRAQRKATSDWMAMEQQRGISITSTVLQFEYHNAQINLLDTPGHQDFSEDTYRTLAAADNAVMLIDAAKGLEPQTRKLFEVCKLRSLPIFTFVNKLDRPGREPLSLLDEIEKELGLQTYAVNYPIGMGDRFKGVYDRRTQQIHLFERTAHGSKAAADTIVNLGDPRIEQLLEQDLYYQLKEDIELLEEAGSELDLDLVHQGKMTPVFFGSAMTNFGVELFLNAFLDYALKPYARVSSMGEIAPSYPEFSGFVFKLQANMDPKHRDRVAFIRVCTGKFEKDMTVNHARTGKTIRLSRPQKLFAQDRESIDVAYPGDVIGLNNPGMFAIGDTIYTGQKLEYEGIPSFSPELYAVMRNPNPSKFKQFQKGVSELREEGAVQIMYSVDESKRDPILAAVGQLQFEVVQFRLQNEYGVETLLDLLPYTVTRWVVDGWEALEKVGRIFNTMTVKDSLNRPVLLFRNEWNCQQLEADHPDLKLSKIAPLTSVSASDRNGEL
- a CDS encoding chlorophyll a/b-binding protein, which codes for METRETRPATDVPPVAKAYNGVDRNAFIFGLNPQAELWNGRLAMIGFLAYLIWDLAGFSVLRDVLHLIGY
- the mnmH gene encoding tRNA 2-selenouridine(34) synthase MnmH, with protein sequence MPPSPIYTQQPWTETYSEIIDVRSPSEYAEDRIPGAINLPVLDDTERAEVGTIYKQINPFKARKIGAALVAKNISQHLQQHFADKGKDYRPLVYCWRGGQRSNSMAAVLAQIGWRVTVLEGGYKTYRAYVRQQLEQLPTQFTYKVLCGFTGSGKTLILRRLQQRGIQVLDLEAIANHRGSLLGEEWQLQPTPQPSQKYFESLLLQQLHKFNRDRVVWIESESNKIGKIYLPLPLWQKMKQSQCIEIQLPIDSRVAFLLREYPYLETHSEFLKTKLEKLKSRYGKQKLNYWFQLIDAGKREDIVKELLLFHYDPTYSCSIQRDYANVEKSLFMSDVSDINIEHVLNKLLSLSED
- a CDS encoding sensor histidine kinase, with amino-acid sequence MSEESIIDELFAALNVVVLERLEYDSFKLIGTAPIWFVQFYGDTDLQQQLMPGHKFPVLDNFLIDAEAFWQKHQSGRIKSGLWTETDLSGQEFYLEASAVCLNEKKILLIASNYKEHQFLLQKARENSLNYYNLLKEIQKKEVLIHCIVHDLAGQLTGIKYCFELLSLQNLNSKAQEYLNIGKKQCQKQETLIREILDAFAAEIEILEGVGNDPQQAPDALACVLEVVNALSPVFFLNQIDLRLQIDVDKTREWKVVGEKSRLERTITNLVENAYRHSPPNSAVTIGIAEEGDFMTIAVDDMGSGIEPEIATTLFQKFSQGKNRPGRIGLGLYFCRITVEQWGGSIGYKTNSQGGAQFWFRLPKVL
- a CDS encoding OmpA family protein, producing the protein MTDSSRRQSTDRTSSSEAEALTELESLLDRSQDTHLTAAEVEVLAQLRQIVLEQQPQTPTARSQPPPHKNFTTEEEAIAELRDLLFGPELQAKLDKSQLRVEDVSRVLPEAIILRSLQDDQLTQAAVPTVEQAIQTSVRRDLNTLSDALFPIIGPASRKAAMAALKTFVATFNQALDHSLTPRSFRWRLEAMQTGKSFAEVVLLRTLVYRVEEVFLIHRQTGLLLHSLAVDPTATQDADLVAAMLKAIQDFVQDSFKVKQQDRLDALEFGELTIWIEQGPQAILAGIIRGNAPKELRENFQATLETIHKKFYQPLLNFRGDDTPFEASKSYLENCLQSQYQTTSDKPSPLLLLLIGGLLCTLGWWSFMSFQARQKWQAYLNTLNLQAGIVVVSADSHFGKYYISGLRDPLAADPIQLISDAEIDPKNVVSRWQPYISLEPQFVTKRAEKLLQPPKTTSLKVDRNGVLYMTGIAPRQWIAQAKKVAPNLPGVTQLQTEHLTETELQELLKTKTELEREILLFVNDRPQLLPNQQQKLEKVVAAIQKLTKIAPIVNKDVRIEIKGHADSDGSTEHNMSLSQARAKQILSTLVSQGIRASDLTTIGVGAQEPWQQKASQNNREMNRRVSFKVFLTDAP